A single region of the Arthrobacter sp. PAMC25564 genome encodes:
- a CDS encoding type IV toxin-antitoxin system AbiEi family antitoxin domain-containing protein — protein sequence MNELPRLILTRDHLQQGVTPKELARRCKSGALVRVRQGIYVDGNAWRALRFWEQYRLRVSAAAEAFSTTTIFARHSAASVWGIPTIGLWNPVHALTLQNDGGRSRAGVLRHYAPPSGVTAVRREGLLVTGRVRTVLDLAAFTPFAEAVVPVDHVLRADTAHGLQALTKDALVAGIDGSYSGAARRRILAAVEFADPRSGSAGESFSRALIAVAGFEPPDLQREIRDGSGLVGFTDYYWDKVRVAGEFDGIEKYLKPEYLKGRTASQAVVDEKLREDRIRAVGNGVVRWTWADLMAAGRLERKLVAAGVPRRRARSAG from the coding sequence ATGAACGAATTGCCCAGGCTGATCCTCACCCGCGACCACTTGCAACAGGGCGTCACGCCCAAGGAGCTCGCCCGCCGCTGTAAGTCCGGCGCGCTGGTCCGCGTGCGGCAGGGAATCTATGTTGACGGGAACGCGTGGCGGGCACTGAGGTTCTGGGAACAATACCGTCTGCGGGTGAGCGCGGCGGCCGAGGCGTTCTCTACGACGACGATCTTCGCGAGGCACTCCGCCGCGTCCGTGTGGGGGATCCCCACCATCGGTCTGTGGAATCCCGTCCATGCCCTGACGCTCCAGAACGACGGCGGACGCTCGCGTGCCGGGGTGCTGCGGCACTACGCTCCACCCTCGGGGGTGACGGCAGTCAGGCGGGAAGGGCTCCTGGTCACCGGGAGGGTGCGCACCGTGCTGGACCTTGCCGCCTTCACTCCGTTTGCCGAGGCGGTGGTGCCCGTGGACCATGTACTGAGGGCGGACACTGCGCACGGTCTGCAGGCCTTGACGAAAGACGCCCTTGTTGCCGGAATTGACGGCAGCTACAGCGGGGCTGCCAGGCGTCGGATCCTGGCTGCCGTGGAGTTCGCCGACCCTCGGTCCGGCTCCGCGGGGGAGTCCTTCAGCCGGGCACTCATCGCCGTTGCCGGATTTGAGCCTCCGGACCTTCAACGGGAGATCCGCGACGGCTCCGGGCTCGTCGGTTTCACGGACTACTACTGGGACAAGGTACGCGTGGCGGGCGAGTTCGACGGCATCGAGAAGTACCTGAAGCCCGAATATCTGAAGGGAAGAACCGCCTCGCAGGCCGTCGTGGACGAAAAGCTGAGGGAGGACAGGATCCGCGCCGTAGGGAACGGAGTGGTCAGGTGGACCTGGGCCGACCTCATGGCAGCCGGGCGGCTGGAGAGGAAGCTGGTAGCGGCCGGTGTGCCCCGCCGTCGAGCCCGCTCCGCCGGATAG
- a CDS encoding amino acid ABC transporter ATP-binding protein, with translation MTITTEKPLVRIEGLHKYYGQHHVLRGIDLEVNQGEVSVVIGPSGSGKSTMLRCVNLLESISAGRISVGGHLIGYREVNGRLHDLKTREIAAQRREIGMVFQRFNLFPHKTALYNIMEAPVQVKGQSRDAARKRAMELLDRVGLASRADHYPSQLSGGQQQRVAIARALAMDPALMLFDEPTSALDPELVGDVLNVMKDLAKSGMTMIVVTHEIGFAREVGDRLTFMDGGVVVESGDPREILANPQQARTKEFLSRVL, from the coding sequence ATGACGATCACCACTGAGAAGCCGCTGGTGCGGATCGAAGGCCTCCACAAGTACTACGGCCAGCACCACGTGCTGCGCGGCATCGACCTTGAGGTCAACCAGGGCGAGGTGTCCGTGGTAATCGGGCCGTCCGGTTCGGGCAAGTCCACCATGCTGCGCTGCGTGAACCTGCTTGAGAGCATCAGCGCGGGACGCATTTCCGTGGGCGGGCACCTGATCGGCTACCGCGAGGTCAACGGCCGGCTCCATGACCTCAAGACCAGGGAAATCGCCGCCCAGCGCCGCGAGATCGGCATGGTGTTCCAGCGGTTCAACCTGTTCCCGCACAAGACCGCCCTGTACAACATCATGGAGGCGCCGGTCCAGGTCAAGGGACAGTCGCGCGACGCAGCCCGGAAGAGGGCCATGGAACTGCTGGACCGCGTGGGGCTGGCATCCCGCGCCGACCACTACCCCTCGCAGCTTTCCGGCGGCCAGCAGCAGCGCGTCGCGATTGCCCGGGCCCTGGCCATGGACCCGGCGCTCATGCTCTTCGATGAGCCCACCTCCGCACTGGACCCGGAACTCGTGGGCGACGTCCTGAACGTCATGAAGGACCTCGCCAAGTCCGGCATGACCATGATTGTGGTGACCCACGAGATCGGCTTTGCCCGGGAAGTGGGCGACCGGCTGACCTTCATGGACGGCGGCGTCGTGGTGGAGTCCGGCGATCCACGTGAGATCCTCGCCAACCCGCAGCAGGCCCGCACCAAGGAGTTCCTCAGCCGCGTGCTGTAG
- a CDS encoding amino acid ABC transporter permease, with the protein MDTHQPDHAAPVLNNAVPVRHPGRWVSAIIILGALALLLQSLVTNPNFRWDVVGTYILDTKVVQGVGWTLILTVSSMVLAIVLAILLAFMRQSENPVFRWSSWTWVWFFRGTPVYTQLIFWGLISVLYPKITAGVPFGPDFFSVDTSVVITATAAAILGLGLNESAYLAEIFRAGLKSVDRGQMEAAEALGMGKTKIMWRIILPQAMRVIVPPTGNETIGMLKTTSLVLAVPFTLDLTFATNTLANRTYLPVPLLIVAAIWYLVITSLLMVGQHFIEAYYGKGVDNLAPAAINPAAAKAAAAVAPSAAAEPALKMDFPEEEAK; encoded by the coding sequence ATGGACACCCATCAGCCAGACCACGCCGCACCGGTGCTGAACAACGCGGTACCGGTGCGGCACCCGGGCCGCTGGGTCAGCGCCATCATCATTCTCGGTGCCTTGGCCCTCCTGCTGCAGAGCCTGGTCACGAACCCCAACTTCCGCTGGGACGTCGTCGGGACCTACATCCTTGACACCAAGGTGGTCCAGGGCGTCGGGTGGACGTTGATCCTGACCGTATCGTCGATGGTCCTGGCCATCGTCCTTGCCATCCTGCTGGCGTTCATGCGCCAGTCGGAGAACCCGGTGTTCCGCTGGTCCAGCTGGACCTGGGTGTGGTTCTTCCGCGGTACCCCGGTGTACACCCAGTTGATCTTTTGGGGCCTGATCTCGGTCCTGTATCCCAAGATCACTGCCGGCGTCCCCTTCGGCCCGGACTTCTTCAGCGTGGACACCAGCGTGGTCATTACGGCCACGGCCGCGGCCATCCTGGGCCTTGGCCTGAACGAGTCCGCCTACCTGGCCGAAATCTTCCGGGCAGGCCTCAAGTCCGTGGACCGCGGACAGATGGAAGCCGCCGAGGCCCTCGGCATGGGCAAGACCAAGATCATGTGGCGGATCATCCTGCCCCAGGCCATGCGGGTGATCGTGCCCCCGACCGGCAACGAGACCATCGGCATGCTGAAGACCACGTCGCTGGTCCTGGCCGTGCCGTTCACCCTGGACCTGACGTTTGCCACGAACACCCTGGCCAACCGGACCTACCTTCCCGTGCCGCTGCTGATCGTGGCGGCCATCTGGTATCTCGTCATCACGAGCCTGCTGATGGTGGGCCAGCACTTCATCGAGGCATACTACGGCAAGGGCGTGGACAACCTGGCTCCTGCCGCGATCAACCCGGCTGCCGCCAAGGCAGCCGCCGCCGTGGCTCCAAGCGCCGCAGCGGAGCCGGCCCTGAAGATGGACTTTCCCGAGGAGGAGGCAAAATGA
- a CDS encoding ABC transporter substrate-binding protein: protein MQISRSLLSNPRLKAATVLAIGALALTACTNASQNAAPGSASPSGSANASFDPSTVQKDDALAAMVPAAIKSKGTLNVGSDTSYAPAEFLGPDGQTPVGYDVDIAKAIGATLGLKVQVQTAEFTGILPALGPKYDLGISSFTINPERLGAVNMVSYFNAGTAWAVQKGNPKKFSLDDVCGKSIGVQTGTVQEDPDLAGRNKKCAADGKQPINIVTLKNQTDITTRLVNGSIDAMAADSPIIGYAVTQTNGQVEKLGDVYDAAPQGIAVAKSDTAWADVIQKTVTKLMENGSYKKILQGWGNADGAITKSEINPAAGS from the coding sequence ATGCAGATTTCCCGTTCGCTTCTGAGCAACCCCAGGCTCAAGGCAGCCACCGTCCTCGCCATTGGCGCACTGGCCCTGACCGCCTGCACCAACGCCTCCCAGAACGCCGCCCCTGGCTCGGCCTCGCCGTCCGGCAGCGCCAACGCCAGCTTTGACCCCTCCACCGTCCAGAAGGACGATGCCTTGGCGGCCATGGTTCCTGCAGCCATCAAGTCCAAGGGCACCCTTAACGTGGGATCGGACACCAGCTACGCCCCGGCGGAATTCCTGGGCCCCGACGGCCAGACCCCGGTGGGGTACGACGTCGACATCGCCAAGGCGATCGGTGCCACGCTGGGTCTGAAGGTCCAGGTGCAAACGGCAGAATTCACCGGGATCCTTCCGGCCCTCGGCCCGAAGTACGACCTGGGGATTTCCTCGTTCACGATCAACCCGGAGCGGCTCGGCGCGGTGAACATGGTCAGCTACTTCAACGCCGGCACCGCCTGGGCCGTGCAGAAGGGCAACCCGAAGAAGTTCTCCCTGGATGACGTCTGCGGCAAGTCCATCGGCGTACAGACCGGGACCGTCCAGGAGGATCCCGACCTGGCCGGACGCAACAAGAAGTGCGCCGCGGACGGCAAGCAGCCGATTAACATCGTGACGCTGAAGAACCAGACGGACATCACCACCCGGCTGGTCAACGGCAGCATCGACGCCATGGCGGCCGATTCCCCGATCATTGGCTACGCCGTGACCCAGACCAACGGCCAGGTCGAAAAGCTCGGCGACGTCTACGACGCCGCACCCCAGGGTATCGCCGTGGCCAAGTCTGACACCGCGTGGGCCGACGTCATCCAGAAGACCGTCACCAAGCTCATGGAGAACGGTTCCTACAAGAAGATCCTGCAGGGCTGGGGCAACGCCGATGGCGCCATCACCAAGTCCGAGATCAACCCGGCGGCCGGATCTTGA
- a CDS encoding isochorismate synthase, with the protein MTSAFRTLTVPLDAESFPGGLPSFLVRDDLLCWTRREAGLVGFGEIARFTATGPERFLEADIWWRHLVLEADIEDAVDCPGTGPVAFGSFAFSKVSPHGSRLIVPEIVVGLRDGRGWLTQLTFDDGELTEAGARAALQRWLDAPAAGDGAAAGADVVLPAVSAGNGATPDPVPALASAPAPRAATLSTGSLSEADWMAAVAAGVAEIRTGALEKLVLARDIVATVPDGVNAAEILRQLAVRYRECWTYGVDGLVGSTPEMLIQVEGRTAQARVLAGTLDRRDAEGMAGSPLEFAERVLAGSEKQRHEHDIAIQSLTTQLAPFSEAMNAHSEPFILELPNVWHLASDVKAELTEVEGHVPTCLALINALHPTAAVCGTPTTVAGALIRKLEHLDRGPYAGPVGWLDAAGNGEWGIALRGAVIESPQTVRLYAGCGIVEGSAPEAELAETWAKFRPMLESLGISS; encoded by the coding sequence ATGACGAGCGCGTTCCGTACCCTGACAGTCCCCCTCGATGCAGAATCTTTCCCCGGGGGGCTGCCGTCGTTTCTGGTCCGCGACGACCTTCTCTGCTGGACCCGCCGCGAGGCCGGCCTGGTGGGCTTCGGCGAGATCGCCAGGTTCACGGCCACCGGCCCGGAGCGCTTCCTCGAGGCGGACATCTGGTGGCGCCATCTGGTCCTCGAGGCGGACATCGAGGATGCCGTGGACTGCCCCGGCACCGGCCCGGTGGCGTTCGGCTCCTTCGCCTTCTCCAAGGTTTCCCCGCACGGCTCGCGGCTGATCGTCCCCGAAATTGTCGTGGGGCTCCGCGACGGCCGGGGCTGGCTCACCCAGCTGACGTTCGACGACGGCGAACTCACCGAAGCGGGCGCCCGCGCCGCGCTGCAGCGCTGGCTGGACGCACCTGCCGCCGGGGACGGTGCGGCGGCCGGAGCCGACGTCGTACTCCCCGCCGTCTCCGCCGGCAACGGCGCGACCCCGGACCCGGTCCCGGCACTTGCTTCGGCACCGGCTCCGCGGGCAGCGACGCTGAGTACCGGCTCGCTGAGCGAGGCGGACTGGATGGCCGCCGTGGCCGCGGGCGTGGCCGAGATCCGCACGGGGGCCCTGGAGAAGCTGGTGCTGGCCCGCGACATCGTCGCCACGGTGCCGGACGGCGTGAACGCCGCGGAGATCCTGCGCCAGCTGGCCGTCCGCTACCGCGAATGCTGGACCTACGGGGTGGACGGACTGGTCGGATCCACCCCCGAGATGCTGATCCAGGTCGAAGGGCGCACGGCCCAGGCCCGCGTGCTGGCCGGGACCCTGGACCGCCGCGACGCCGAGGGCATGGCCGGATCGCCGCTGGAATTCGCCGAACGCGTCCTGGCCGGATCCGAGAAGCAGCGGCACGAACACGACATCGCGATCCAGTCCCTGACCACGCAGCTGGCCCCGTTCTCCGAGGCCATGAACGCGCACAGCGAACCCTTCATCCTGGAGCTGCCGAATGTGTGGCATCTGGCCTCGGATGTGAAGGCCGAGCTGACCGAGGTCGAGGGCCACGTACCCACCTGCCTCGCCCTGATCAACGCGCTCCACCCCACCGCGGCGGTCTGCGGCACCCCCACCACGGTGGCCGGCGCGCTCATCCGCAAGCTCGAGCATCTGGACCGCGGGCCGTACGCCGGCCCGGTCGGCTGGCTGGACGCGGCCGGCAACGGCGAATGGGGCATCGCGCTGCGCGGCGCGGTCATCGAATCGCCGCAGACCGTCCGGCTGTACGCGGGCTGCGGAATCGTGGAGGGTTCGGCGCCCGAAGCCGAGCTGGCGGAGACCTGGGCCAAGTTCCGGCCGATGCTGGAATCCCTCGGCATCAGCAGCTAG
- a CDS encoding demethylmenaquinone methyltransferase, with protein sequence MNRASLDKRPDEVATMFDDVAPKYDVVNDVLSMGQTRRWRRIVVEAMDVKAGQRVLDLAAGTGTSSEPYADAGIDVIACDFSLGMLKVGKRRRPDIDFIAGDATRLPFADNTFDASTISFGLRNVNEPKKALAEMLRVTKPGGRLVIAEFSQPVVPLWRTMYTEYLMRALPAIAVKVSSNPDAYVYLAESIRAWPDQDHLAAWLQEAGWEKVTYRNLSGGIVAIHRAQKPLASTPDGGAAAIANHTGPVAKLRRNITRPAR encoded by the coding sequence GTGAACCGAGCATCCTTGGATAAGCGTCCGGACGAAGTAGCCACAATGTTTGACGATGTGGCCCCCAAATACGACGTCGTGAATGATGTCCTGTCCATGGGACAGACGCGCCGCTGGCGGCGGATCGTGGTCGAGGCCATGGATGTGAAAGCCGGCCAGCGGGTGCTGGACCTTGCCGCCGGAACGGGCACCTCCAGCGAGCCCTATGCCGACGCCGGGATCGACGTGATCGCCTGCGATTTCTCCCTCGGCATGCTCAAGGTCGGCAAGCGCCGCCGCCCGGACATCGACTTCATCGCCGGCGACGCCACCCGGCTGCCCTTCGCCGACAACACCTTTGACGCCAGCACCATCTCCTTCGGCCTGCGCAACGTCAACGAGCCGAAGAAGGCCCTCGCCGAGATGCTGCGGGTCACCAAGCCCGGCGGCAGGCTCGTCATCGCCGAGTTCTCCCAGCCCGTCGTGCCGCTGTGGCGCACCATGTATACGGAGTACCTCATGCGGGCCCTGCCGGCCATCGCCGTGAAGGTCTCCTCCAACCCGGACGCCTACGTCTACCTCGCCGAGTCCATCCGCGCCTGGCCGGACCAGGACCACCTGGCCGCGTGGCTGCAGGAAGCCGGCTGGGAGAAGGTCACCTACCGGAACCTCAGCGGCGGCATCGTGGCCATCCACCGCGCCCAGAAACCCCTTGCTTCAACGCCGGACGGCGGCGCTGCCGCCATCGCCAACCACACCGGCCCGGTCGCTAAGCTGCGCCGCAATATCACCCGCCCGGCGCGTTAG
- a CDS encoding geranylgeranyl reductase family protein: protein MNVLIVGAGPAGSTAAYYLAQAGIDVTVLEKTSFPREKVCGDGLTPRAVREIQKLGLPHPETEGWRRNKGLRLIAGGRTIELPWPEVSDFPQYGLIRTRLGFDEELARHAQAAGAVVLERHSVTGALRSEDGRVTGVRAALLDGSGRKTGQTRDFPADVVLAADGNSSRTAVSLGIRKRDDRPLGVAVRTYFTSPRHDDDWMEGWLELRSPASHASQARRGARAGSLGRDGKLLPGYGWVFGVGDGTSNVGLGILNSSKEFGKIDYKQVLREWTAGMPAEWGFTPENQVGEIRGAALPMGFNRTPHYSPGLLLLGDAGGMVSPFNGEGISYAMESARFAAEFIIDGAARSASAGWTRADTDAHLARYADHVRGQWGSHFTLGRAFAALIGKPAIMKLALRTGMPIPVLMRFVVRLLANLTDPAAKGFEDRAIRVLESLVPATSNTATSPQPGANSAVSATEVRVNP, encoded by the coding sequence GTGAATGTACTGATCGTCGGGGCAGGCCCGGCCGGGTCCACTGCCGCCTACTACCTCGCACAGGCGGGCATCGACGTCACGGTGCTCGAGAAGACCAGCTTCCCCCGCGAAAAGGTCTGCGGCGACGGACTCACCCCGCGCGCCGTCCGCGAGATCCAGAAGCTGGGCCTTCCGCACCCTGAAACCGAAGGCTGGCGCCGCAACAAGGGCCTGCGCCTGATCGCGGGCGGCCGCACGATCGAACTTCCCTGGCCGGAGGTCTCCGATTTCCCGCAGTACGGGCTGATCCGGACCAGGCTCGGCTTCGACGAGGAGCTGGCCCGGCACGCCCAGGCCGCGGGCGCCGTCGTGCTCGAACGGCACAGCGTCACCGGGGCGCTGCGCTCCGAGGACGGCCGCGTGACCGGTGTCCGCGCAGCCCTGCTGGACGGATCCGGCCGCAAGACCGGGCAGACGCGCGACTTCCCTGCCGACGTCGTCCTCGCCGCGGACGGCAACTCTTCGCGCACGGCGGTGTCCCTCGGCATCCGGAAACGGGACGACCGGCCGCTCGGCGTCGCCGTGCGCACCTACTTCACCAGCCCGCGCCACGACGACGACTGGATGGAAGGCTGGCTGGAGCTGCGTTCCCCGGCTTCCCACGCCTCGCAAGCCCGGCGCGGGGCCCGCGCCGGCTCTCTTGGCCGCGACGGGAAACTGCTCCCCGGCTACGGCTGGGTCTTCGGCGTCGGCGACGGAACCTCCAACGTGGGCCTGGGCATCCTGAACTCCTCCAAGGAATTCGGCAAGATCGACTACAAGCAGGTGCTCCGCGAATGGACCGCCGGCATGCCCGCCGAGTGGGGCTTCACCCCGGAGAACCAGGTCGGCGAGATCCGCGGAGCGGCGCTGCCGATGGGATTCAACCGCACCCCGCACTATTCGCCGGGGCTGCTGCTCCTCGGCGACGCCGGCGGCATGGTCTCCCCGTTCAACGGCGAGGGCATCTCCTACGCCATGGAGTCCGCCCGTTTCGCCGCCGAGTTCATCATCGACGGCGCCGCCCGCTCCGCCTCGGCCGGCTGGACCCGGGCCGACACCGATGCCCACCTCGCGCGCTACGCGGACCACGTGCGCGGACAGTGGGGCTCGCACTTCACCCTGGGCAGGGCCTTCGCCGCGCTGATCGGCAAACCCGCCATCATGAAGCTCGCGCTCCGGACGGGCATGCCCATTCCGGTGCTGATGCGCTTTGTGGTGCGGCTGCTGGCCAACCTTACCGATCCCGCGGCCAAGGGCTTCGAGGACCGTGCCATCCGGGTCCTCGAATCGTTGGTTCCGGCCACGTCGAACACCGCCACCAGCCCGCAGCCCGGCGCCAACTCCGCGGTTTCCGCAACAGAAGTTAGGGTTAACCCGTGA
- a CDS encoding polyprenyl synthetase family protein — MTNSADHSWTHAGHGLPSSEPDLNTTAIATGLQLPAGFAAIAGDPELGPALTTNLARVEKKLREAIANSDPLADATSRHLVEAGGKRIRPLLTLLCAHLGDASRPAVVQAAVVMELTHLATLYHDDVMDSAPFRRGAPTAHEVWGNSVAVLTGDLIFARASILVSELGSRALGIQARTFERLCLGQLHETVGPRPDEDPLAHYLSVIADKTGSLVAASGQLGAIFSGADESYEPLLVEYGEKVGVAFQLADDVIDVTGIKVKSGKSPGTDLREGVPTLPVLLLRKAAENGDRSAVELLKLIDGDLSSDEALAAAVAGLREHPVTAESWVVARAWADEAIAALAPLPEGVVKASLTSFALAVVDRAS; from the coding sequence GTGACCAACTCTGCAGACCACAGCTGGACGCACGCCGGACACGGCCTGCCGAGCTCTGAGCCCGACCTGAACACCACGGCCATCGCCACCGGACTCCAGCTCCCGGCGGGATTCGCTGCCATCGCGGGGGACCCTGAACTGGGCCCGGCGCTCACCACCAACCTGGCCCGCGTGGAGAAGAAACTCCGCGAAGCCATCGCCAATTCGGACCCGCTGGCCGACGCAACGTCGCGTCACCTGGTGGAAGCCGGCGGCAAGCGCATCCGGCCCCTGCTCACGCTGCTGTGCGCCCACCTCGGTGACGCCTCGCGGCCCGCCGTGGTGCAGGCCGCCGTCGTGATGGAGCTGACGCACCTGGCCACGCTGTACCACGACGACGTGATGGACTCCGCCCCGTTCCGCCGCGGCGCCCCCACGGCCCATGAGGTCTGGGGCAACTCCGTGGCCGTGCTGACCGGCGACTTGATCTTCGCCCGGGCCTCGATCCTGGTCTCCGAACTCGGTTCCCGCGCGCTCGGCATCCAGGCCCGCACCTTCGAGCGGCTGTGCCTGGGCCAGCTGCACGAGACGGTGGGCCCGCGCCCGGACGAGGATCCGCTGGCGCACTACCTCTCCGTTATCGCGGACAAGACCGGCTCGCTCGTGGCGGCCTCCGGCCAGCTCGGCGCGATCTTCTCGGGCGCCGACGAGTCCTACGAACCGCTGCTGGTCGAGTACGGCGAGAAGGTGGGCGTGGCGTTCCAGCTGGCCGACGACGTCATCGACGTCACCGGCATCAAGGTCAAGTCAGGCAAGTCCCCGGGCACGGACCTGCGCGAGGGTGTGCCGACGCTGCCGGTCCTGCTGCTGCGCAAGGCCGCCGAAAACGGTGACCGGTCCGCCGTCGAACTCCTGAAACTGATCGACGGGGACCTCAGCTCGGACGAGGCCCTGGCCGCGGCCGTGGCCGGGCTCCGCGAACACCCCGTCACCGCCGAGTCCTGGGTGGTGGCCCGGGCCTGGGCCGACGAGGCCATTGCCGCCCTCGCCCCGTTGCCCGAAGGCGTGGTGAAGGCGTCGCTGACGAGCTTCGCGCTGGCCGTGGTGGACCGCGCCAGCTAG
- a CDS encoding DUF559 domain-containing protein, which translates to MKLTSFLSARGGTAATAGILRAGFSRRDIDRALAAGAIVRFRRGHYGLPQDPSTYRAARELKGLLTCISAAPSYGLWTLVPAQTLHLCLGHRAVPAGAVVHGRCRHARHDWLPVAGLADVLLHALHCLPELQALVMVQCAVGRGDISLEFLRGKLGGNRNGRARSVLDLVIPRADSLLEVLANTAFRRAGLHLRRHVQIPGVGEVDFLIEDCLVVETDGETHLEPLQVKKDRWRNNASVVGGYLVLRFGYADVVHHPERMVAEVLAVLELWRRGAFHP; encoded by the coding sequence ATGAAGCTCACCTCTTTCCTGTCCGCGCGGGGCGGAACAGCCGCCACCGCAGGAATCCTGCGTGCCGGGTTCAGCCGCCGCGACATTGACCGTGCCCTCGCGGCCGGGGCCATCGTGAGGTTCCGCCGCGGGCACTACGGGCTGCCGCAGGACCCGAGTACCTACCGGGCCGCGCGCGAGCTAAAGGGCCTGCTGACCTGCATCTCGGCGGCACCAAGCTATGGTTTGTGGACTTTGGTCCCGGCCCAGACCTTGCATCTTTGCCTCGGGCATCGCGCCGTACCCGCGGGTGCCGTTGTCCATGGCAGGTGCCGCCACGCCCGCCACGACTGGCTGCCCGTTGCGGGATTGGCGGATGTCCTCCTGCATGCCCTGCATTGCCTGCCGGAACTGCAGGCCCTCGTGATGGTCCAGTGCGCTGTCGGCCGGGGCGACATCAGCCTTGAGTTCCTCCGCGGCAAGCTTGGCGGCAACCGGAACGGCCGGGCCCGATCCGTGCTGGACCTGGTCATCCCGCGGGCCGATTCCCTGCTGGAGGTCCTGGCCAACACCGCATTCCGCCGGGCCGGGCTGCACCTTCGGAGGCATGTGCAGATTCCGGGTGTGGGGGAGGTGGACTTCCTGATCGAGGATTGCCTTGTGGTGGAAACTGACGGGGAGACACATCTCGAGCCGCTGCAGGTGAAGAAAGACCGGTGGCGGAACAATGCGAGCGTCGTCGGCGGGTACCTCGTGCTGAGGTTCGGCTACGCCGACGTCGTCCATCACCCTGAGCGGATGGTCGCGGAAGTCTTGGCGGTGCTGGAGCTGTGGCGCAGGGGTGCATTCCATCCCTGA
- a CDS encoding trimeric intracellular cation channel family protein yields MSFSFSVVLVWLDLAGVFFFAVSGSLLAAKKQFDIVGSLMLASVVSLGGGVIRDIIINAGPPAALTNPVYLAPPLVATVLVYFLFSGLQRFTSLLILFDAGGLALFCITGTLKALAEGMQPIAAALLGIATAVGGGLLRDITANEVPRLFDPKDIYALPAFAGAGLTVLLSVSGTFNAVTGSAVAAVVFAFRIIAWRRHWHVPLAVRGWHRLGPDAS; encoded by the coding sequence ATGAGCTTCTCCTTCAGCGTTGTCCTGGTCTGGCTGGACCTGGCCGGCGTGTTCTTCTTCGCGGTCTCGGGTTCGCTGCTCGCGGCGAAGAAGCAGTTCGACATCGTCGGCTCGCTGATGCTGGCCTCGGTGGTCAGCCTGGGCGGCGGCGTGATCAGGGACATCATCATCAACGCCGGCCCGCCCGCAGCCCTCACCAACCCGGTCTACCTGGCGCCGCCGCTCGTCGCCACGGTCCTGGTGTACTTCCTGTTCTCCGGCCTCCAGCGCTTCACCTCGCTGCTGATCCTGTTCGACGCCGGCGGCCTGGCACTGTTCTGCATCACCGGGACCCTGAAGGCGCTGGCCGAGGGGATGCAGCCCATTGCCGCGGCCCTGCTGGGGATCGCGACCGCGGTGGGCGGTGGCCTGCTGCGGGACATCACCGCCAACGAGGTGCCCCGGCTCTTCGACCCCAAGGACATCTATGCCCTGCCGGCGTTCGCGGGGGCGGGCCTGACGGTGCTGCTGTCCGTCTCCGGGACCTTCAACGCGGTGACGGGGAGTGCCGTGGCCGCCGTCGTTTTCGCCTTCCGCATCATCGCCTGGCGGCGTCATTGGCATGTTCCGCTGGCGGTCCGCGGCTGGCACCGGCTCGGCCCGGACGCGTCCTGA
- a CDS encoding CbiX/SirB N-terminal domain-containing protein: protein MNRPILIACAHGTSSVPGAAEVNALRDGIAVLRPGLDVREAYVDVQDPGLPAVVAGLPAGETAVVVPLLLSVGYHVKVDIARAVRSRPDTLAAAPLGPDPRLAALLDARLREAGVTDDDAVVLAAAGSSDPSAAQNVEELAAQLRALRPNRIVAGYGASAKPSVPEAVAALRTADGAAGDTEGTAGRRRVVIASYLLAPGFFHDQLAKAGADMVTAPLLPSPVLAEIALERYDAALAMHARPSSSRPSGGS, encoded by the coding sequence ATGAATAGGCCCATCCTGATCGCCTGCGCCCATGGCACCTCCAGCGTCCCCGGCGCGGCGGAGGTCAATGCCCTCCGGGACGGCATCGCCGTCCTGCGCCCGGGCCTCGACGTCCGCGAAGCCTACGTCGATGTGCAGGATCCCGGACTGCCGGCCGTGGTGGCGGGCCTCCCGGCGGGGGAGACGGCCGTCGTTGTCCCGCTTCTGCTCAGCGTCGGGTACCACGTCAAGGTGGACATCGCCCGGGCCGTCAGGAGCCGCCCGGACACGCTCGCGGCAGCCCCGCTGGGGCCGGACCCGCGGCTGGCGGCCCTGCTGGATGCGCGCCTCCGGGAGGCCGGCGTCACGGACGACGACGCCGTCGTCCTCGCTGCTGCCGGTTCCTCCGACCCCTCCGCCGCGCAGAACGTCGAGGAACTCGCCGCCCAGTTGCGGGCGCTGCGGCCCAACCGGATCGTGGCCGGCTATGGCGCCTCGGCCAAGCCCTCGGTTCCCGAGGCCGTCGCGGCGCTCCGCACAGCGGACGGTGCAGCGGGCGATACGGAGGGCACCGCGGGCCGGCGCCGCGTGGTCATCGCCTCCTACCTGCTCGCCCCGGGTTTCTTCCACGACCAGCTGGCCAAGGCGGGAGCGGACATGGTCACGGCGCCGCTGCTGCCCTCGCCGGTGCTCGCGGAGATCGCCCTGGAACGTTACGACGCGGCCCTCGCGATGCACGCCCGCCCCTCCAGTTCAAGGCCCTCGGGGGGTTCGTGA